The following proteins come from a genomic window of Mycolicibacterium rufum:
- a CDS encoding NADH:flavin oxidoreductase, giving the protein MTAARDVFSPATLGPITLRNRVIKAATFEASTPNALVTDDLITYHRLPAAGGVGMTTVAYLAVAPGGRTEGNQIYWRPEAMAGLRPLTDAIHAEGAKISAQIGHAGPVANARSNKATAYAPVRFFNPLSMRFAKRATRDDILEITEAHAQAARMAIEAGFDAVEVHLGHNYFASAFLSPLINRRDDEFGGSLANRAKVARGTVLAVRRAVEKAGSPIAVTAKLNMSDGVRGGISTEEALQTAKWLEEDGGLDAIELTAGSSLVNPMYLFRGDAPIKQFAGAFKPPLRWGIRMTGTKFLREYPYREAYLLRDARLFRAELSLPLILLGGITNRDTMDLAMAEGFDFVAMGRALLAEPDLINRIQADSGAKSVCTHCNQCMATIYSHTHCVVTGSPSVVSSGG; this is encoded by the coding sequence ATGACAGCTGCCCGCGATGTGTTCAGTCCCGCGACGCTCGGTCCGATCACGCTGCGCAACCGCGTCATCAAGGCGGCGACGTTCGAGGCGTCGACCCCGAACGCTCTGGTCACCGACGACCTGATCACCTACCACCGGCTTCCGGCGGCGGGCGGCGTCGGTATGACGACGGTGGCCTACCTCGCCGTGGCTCCGGGTGGGCGCACCGAGGGCAACCAGATCTACTGGCGGCCCGAGGCGATGGCGGGGCTGCGCCCGCTCACCGACGCCATCCACGCCGAGGGCGCCAAGATCAGCGCGCAGATCGGCCATGCCGGGCCGGTGGCCAACGCCCGGTCGAACAAGGCCACCGCCTACGCTCCGGTGCGCTTCTTCAATCCGCTGTCGATGCGGTTCGCCAAGCGCGCCACGCGCGACGACATCCTCGAGATCACCGAGGCGCACGCCCAGGCCGCGCGAATGGCCATCGAGGCCGGCTTCGACGCGGTCGAGGTGCACCTCGGGCACAACTACTTCGCCAGCGCGTTCCTGTCCCCGCTGATCAACCGCCGCGACGACGAGTTCGGCGGATCGCTGGCCAACCGCGCCAAGGTCGCGCGCGGCACCGTGCTCGCGGTGCGCCGCGCCGTGGAGAAGGCGGGCTCGCCGATCGCGGTGACGGCCAAGCTCAACATGAGCGACGGCGTGCGCGGCGGCATCTCCACCGAGGAGGCGCTGCAGACCGCCAAGTGGCTCGAAGAAGACGGCGGGCTGGACGCCATCGAGTTGACCGCGGGCAGTTCCCTGGTCAATCCGATGTACCTGTTCCGCGGCGACGCCCCGATCAAGCAGTTCGCCGGTGCGTTCAAACCGCCGCTGCGGTGGGGCATCCGGATGACGGGCACGAAGTTCCTGCGCGAGTACCCCTACCGGGAGGCCTATCTGCTGCGGGACGCGCGGCTGTTCCGCGCCGAACTGTCGCTGCCGCTCATCCTGCTGGGCGGCATCACCAATCGCGACACGATGGACCTGGCCATGGCCGAGGGCTTCGACTTCGTCGCGATGGGGCGGGCGCTGCTGGCCGAGCCCGACCTGATCAACCGCATCCAGGCCGACAGCGGTGCGAAGTCGGTGTGCACGCACTGCAACCAGTGCATGGCCACCATCTACAGCCACACCCACTGCGTCGTGACGGGCTCCCCCTCGGTGGTCAGCTCGGGCGGATGA
- a CDS encoding TetR/AcrR family transcriptional regulator translates to MTGLRERKKLDTRRALSDAALELAFERGLHAVTREDIAARAGVSLRTFNNYFTNKFEAVAYRQTERMRLALNVFRERPDDEPLWSAIEAAVVAPLEAEGAGGVVPTAAQRATIMDVVAAPESRQAMSAHLVDDWVAAIADRVGADPSRDLYPRLVAGVIRAVSEAAMDAYVAADPPVPFVDLLRRGFDAVRAGLPEERVDA, encoded by the coding sequence ATGACGGGATTGCGCGAGCGCAAGAAGCTCGACACGCGCCGGGCGCTCAGCGACGCCGCGCTCGAACTCGCCTTCGAACGCGGCCTGCACGCGGTCACGCGCGAGGACATCGCCGCCCGCGCCGGGGTCTCCCTGCGGACGTTCAACAACTACTTCACCAACAAGTTCGAGGCCGTCGCCTACCGGCAGACCGAGCGGATGCGGTTGGCGCTGAACGTGTTTCGCGAACGTCCCGACGATGAGCCGCTGTGGTCGGCGATCGAGGCCGCCGTCGTGGCGCCGCTGGAGGCCGAGGGCGCCGGCGGCGTGGTGCCGACGGCGGCGCAGCGCGCCACGATCATGGACGTGGTGGCGGCGCCTGAGTCCCGGCAGGCGATGTCCGCGCACCTCGTCGACGACTGGGTCGCCGCGATCGCCGACCGGGTGGGTGCCGATCCGTCCCGCGACCTGTATCCCCGGCTCGTCGCCGGGGTCATCCGCGCCGTCAGTGAAGCGGCGATGGACGCCTACGTCGCGGCCGACCCGCCGGTGCCGTTCGTCGACCTGCTCCGGCGCGGATTCGACGCCGTCCGCGCGGGTCTGCCCGAGGAGCGCGTCGATGCGTGA
- a CDS encoding RrF2 family transcriptional regulator, translating to MQLTRFTDLGLRAMMLLAAGEAEGRRVTTRSIAVGANASEHHIAKAVSRLADLGMVSARRGRVGGLELTDQGRSAAIGSLVRSLEGDREVIECGGDNPCPLVPACRLRRALAEAKEAFYAELDRYTVADLARSSNLTVLLGSPQFSPNVTSDTTERTLR from the coding sequence ATGCAGCTCACCCGGTTCACCGATCTCGGACTTCGGGCCATGATGCTGCTCGCGGCCGGCGAGGCCGAGGGGCGGCGGGTGACCACCCGATCGATCGCGGTCGGCGCCAACGCCTCCGAACACCACATCGCCAAAGCGGTGTCCCGGCTGGCCGACCTCGGCATGGTGTCGGCCCGGCGCGGCCGCGTCGGCGGGCTTGAACTGACCGACCAGGGTCGGAGCGCCGCGATCGGCAGTCTCGTCCGCAGTCTCGAAGGCGACCGCGAGGTCATCGAGTGCGGCGGCGACAACCCGTGCCCTCTGGTGCCTGCCTGCCGGCTGCGGCGCGCGCTCGCCGAGGCCAAGGAGGCGTTCTACGCCGAACTGGACCGCTATACCGTCGCCGACCTCGCGCGGTCGTCGAACCTCACTGTGCTGCTGGGTTCCCCGCAGTTCTCCCCGAATGTCACATCAGACACCACCGAAAGGACCCTCCGATGA
- a CDS encoding TetR/AcrR family transcriptional regulator, whose product MPRPARYTVDVLLDAAADLLAADGPAAVTMSAVARSTGAPSGSVYHRFPTRAALCGELWVRTEERFQESLIEALVAEDDPQQRCVSGALSIVAWCRAHPVEAQVLLAGPDDLGIGEWPEQLSGRRKRLQRKLKKALGDLPEDAGRVTAAVIDVPYAIVRRHLRARQAIPASADAIVEDCARALIRPS is encoded by the coding sequence ATGCCCCGGCCCGCCCGCTACACCGTCGACGTCCTGCTCGACGCCGCGGCGGACCTGCTGGCCGCCGACGGGCCCGCGGCGGTCACCATGTCGGCGGTCGCCCGCAGCACCGGCGCGCCGAGTGGTTCGGTCTACCACCGGTTCCCGACGCGCGCGGCGTTGTGCGGAGAGCTGTGGGTGCGCACCGAGGAGCGCTTCCAGGAGAGCCTGATCGAGGCCCTGGTCGCCGAAGACGATCCTCAGCAGCGCTGCGTGTCCGGTGCGCTGAGCATCGTGGCGTGGTGTCGCGCGCACCCCGTCGAGGCGCAGGTGCTCCTGGCCGGGCCGGACGACCTCGGCATCGGCGAGTGGCCCGAGCAGCTGTCCGGCCGTCGGAAACGCCTGCAACGCAAGCTGAAGAAGGCTCTCGGCGACCTGCCCGAGGATGCCGGCCGGGTCACTGCCGCGGTGATCGACGTGCCGTATGCGATCGTGCGGCGTCACCTGCGCGCCCGGCAGGCCATCCCGGCCAGCGCGGACGCGATCGTCGAGGATTGCGCTCGCGCGCTCATCCGCCCGAGCTGA
- a CDS encoding globin domain-containing protein, whose protein sequence is MTLTAAPVALEPAHAQIVSATLPLIGAHIDEITTEFYRRMFDAHPELLRNLFNRGNQAQGAQQRALAASIATFATHLVDPDLPHPVELLSRIGHKHASLGVTADQYPIVYDNLFAAIVAVLGADTVTPDVAEAWDRVFWIMAETLIDLERDLYRSAGVADGDVFRRARVVSRVDDPSGAVLVTVRCAGESFAAFAAGQYVSVGVTMPDGARQLRQYSLIDTAGEGELTFAVKPVAAVGDQPAGEVSSWIAANVCVGDLLDVTVPFGDLPAPTGREPLVLISAGIGVTPMIGILAHLATSAPETPVRVLHADRSDQTHPLRERQHELIAALPHATLDIWYEDGLTAGTPGAHPGLLNLDGVAIADDAQVYLCGNNGFVQAVRKQLVAKGVEAERVHCELFAPNDWLLG, encoded by the coding sequence ATGACTCTCACCGCCGCTCCGGTCGCCCTGGAACCCGCGCACGCGCAGATCGTGTCCGCGACGCTCCCGCTGATCGGCGCCCACATCGACGAGATCACCACGGAGTTCTACCGCCGGATGTTCGACGCACACCCGGAGCTGCTGCGCAATCTGTTCAACCGGGGTAACCAGGCCCAGGGCGCGCAGCAGCGCGCGCTCGCCGCATCCATCGCCACCTTCGCCACCCACCTCGTCGACCCGGACCTGCCGCACCCGGTCGAACTGCTGTCGCGGATCGGCCACAAGCACGCGTCGCTCGGCGTCACCGCCGACCAGTACCCGATCGTGTACGACAACCTCTTCGCCGCCATCGTCGCGGTGCTCGGGGCAGACACCGTCACGCCCGACGTCGCGGAGGCGTGGGATCGCGTCTTCTGGATCATGGCCGAGACGCTGATCGACCTCGAGCGGGATCTCTACCGCAGCGCGGGTGTGGCCGACGGTGACGTGTTCCGGCGCGCGCGGGTGGTGTCCCGGGTCGACGACCCGTCGGGCGCGGTGCTCGTCACCGTGCGCTGCGCCGGTGAGTCGTTCGCCGCTTTCGCTGCAGGACAATACGTTTCGGTCGGAGTGACGATGCCGGACGGGGCGCGTCAGCTGCGGCAGTACAGCCTGATCGACACGGCGGGCGAGGGGGAACTGACGTTCGCGGTCAAGCCCGTCGCGGCCGTCGGCGACCAGCCCGCCGGCGAGGTGTCCAGCTGGATCGCGGCCAACGTCTGCGTCGGCGACCTGCTCGACGTGACCGTGCCGTTCGGCGACCTGCCCGCCCCCACCGGTCGCGAGCCGCTGGTGCTGATCTCGGCCGGCATCGGGGTGACCCCGATGATCGGCATCCTGGCCCACCTCGCGACGTCGGCGCCCGAAACGCCCGTGCGCGTCCTGCACGCCGACCGCAGCGATCAGACGCATCCGCTGCGCGAACGTCAGCACGAGCTGATCGCCGCACTGCCGCACGCCACGCTCGACATCTGGTACGAGGACGGATTGACCGCGGGCACCCCCGGCGCCCACCCGGGACTGCTGAACCTCGACGGCGTCGCCATCGCCGACGACGCGCAGGTCTACCTGTGCGGCAACAACGGTTTCGTCCAGGCGGTCAGGAAGCAGTTGGTCGCGAAGGGCGTCGAGGCGGAGCGGGTGCACTGCGAGCTGTTCGCCCCGAACGACTGGCTGCTCGGCTGA
- a CDS encoding bifunctional methylenetetrahydrofolate dehydrogenase/methenyltetrahydrofolate cyclohydrolase produces the protein MGAITLDGKATRDEIFVDLTTRVAALTEAGRTPGLGTVLVGDDPGSQAYVRGKHADCAKVGINSIRRDLPADISQAELLDTLDELNANPDCTGYIVQLPLPKHLNENAALERVDPGKDADGLHPMNLGRLVLNEPAPLPCTPRGIVHLLRRYEVEIAGAHVVVIGRGVTVGRPLGLLLTRRSENATVTLCHTATRHLPQITREADIIIAAAGVPHMVTAEMVRPGAAVVDVGVSRDDAGKLVGDVHPDVWEVAGHVSPNPGGVGPLTRAFLLTNVVERAEAAAAS, from the coding sequence GTGGGTGCGATCACTTTGGACGGTAAGGCCACGCGCGACGAGATCTTCGTCGACCTCACCACGCGCGTCGCCGCGTTGACCGAGGCCGGGCGCACGCCGGGGCTCGGCACGGTGCTCGTCGGCGACGACCCGGGATCGCAGGCCTACGTGCGGGGCAAGCACGCCGACTGCGCCAAGGTCGGCATCAACTCGATCCGCCGCGATCTGCCCGCCGACATCAGCCAGGCCGAGCTGCTCGACACCCTCGACGAACTCAACGCCAATCCGGACTGCACCGGCTACATCGTGCAGCTGCCGCTGCCCAAGCATCTCAACGAGAACGCGGCACTGGAACGCGTCGACCCCGGCAAGGATGCCGACGGGCTACACCCGATGAACCTGGGCCGACTGGTGCTCAACGAGCCGGCGCCGCTGCCCTGCACCCCGCGCGGCATCGTGCATCTGCTGCGGCGCTACGAAGTGGAGATCGCCGGAGCGCACGTCGTCGTGATCGGCCGCGGCGTCACCGTCGGCCGCCCGCTCGGTCTGCTGCTCACCCGGCGATCGGAGAACGCCACGGTCACGCTGTGCCACACCGCGACCCGGCACCTGCCGCAGATCACCCGCGAGGCCGACATCATCATCGCGGCCGCCGGCGTCCCGCACATGGTCACCGCGGAGATGGTGCGGCCCGGCGCCGCGGTCGTCGATGTCGGGGTCAGCCGCGACGACGCGGGCAAGCTGGTCGGCGACGTCCACCCCGACGTGTGGGAGGTCGCCGGTCACGTCTCACCCAACCCCGGCGGGGTGGGCCCGCTGACGCGGGCGTTCCTGCTCACCAACGTCGTCGAGCGCGCCGAGGCCGCCGCCGCGTCGTGA
- a CDS encoding ZIP family metal transporter → MTALAQGAVPGWLQAGGWGLFAGAALVVGAAIAWTVRVPPRVVASVMAFGAGVLISALAFDLMDEAERTGGLLPTACGFVGGALAYVLANSVLARHGARHRKRSHDRQPTEEHSAGSGAAIAIGALLDGIPESVVLGISLIGGQGVGLPVLAAVFISNLPEGLSSAAGMKQAGRSARYVFGVWIGIAVISGISALLGYLLLSDAAPSVIAVITAIAAGAILAMIADTMMPEAFEETHIFTGLITTVGFLIAFAIERAS, encoded by the coding sequence GTGACCGCACTCGCGCAGGGCGCCGTTCCCGGGTGGCTGCAGGCCGGCGGGTGGGGCCTGTTCGCCGGGGCGGCACTGGTGGTGGGAGCCGCCATCGCGTGGACGGTGCGGGTGCCGCCGCGCGTGGTGGCGAGCGTCATGGCGTTCGGCGCCGGTGTGCTGATCTCGGCGCTGGCCTTCGATCTCATGGACGAGGCCGAGCGCACCGGCGGATTACTGCCCACCGCTTGCGGTTTCGTCGGCGGCGCGCTGGCCTATGTCCTCGCCAACTCGGTGCTCGCGCGTCACGGCGCCCGGCACCGCAAGCGCTCCCACGACCGCCAGCCCACCGAGGAACACAGCGCAGGCAGCGGCGCCGCGATCGCGATCGGGGCGCTGCTCGACGGGATCCCCGAATCGGTGGTGCTCGGCATCTCCCTGATCGGCGGGCAGGGGGTGGGCCTGCCCGTTCTCGCGGCGGTGTTCATCTCGAACCTGCCCGAGGGGCTGTCCAGCGCCGCCGGCATGAAACAGGCCGGCCGCAGCGCGCGCTACGTGTTCGGTGTCTGGATCGGCATCGCCGTCATCAGCGGGATCTCGGCGCTGCTCGGATATCTCCTGCTGTCCGACGCCGCGCCCTCGGTGATCGCGGTGATCACCGCGATCGCGGCGGGAGCCATCCTCGCGATGATCGCGGACACGATGATGCCCGAGGCGTTCGAGGAGACGCACATCTTCACCGGACTCATCACCACGGTCGGGTTCCTGATCGCCTTCGCGATCGAGCGGGCGTCCTGA
- a CDS encoding ATP-binding cassette domain-containing protein, producing the protein MSRPAPPALTVRYDGSTRTFAAGNDVVVGRDLRADVRIAHPLISRAHLVLRFDQGRWLAIDNGSLNGMFVNGRRVPAVDIADGAQVHVGNPDGPLLTFEVGRHQGSAGTPPPTTAVPVAARPSGPPTAERSNQTWPSQSPTTRPPAPRSYPTGPRTGYPPPPSRPMPAPAPAHQPISSPAMEPATQMGPAAAPRSSGDGNLATSMLKILRPGRAPEVPPGSIKIGRAGDNDIVIADVLASRHHATLVSTPTGTEIRDNRSINGTFVNGSRVETALLDNGDTVTIGNVDLVFRDGTLVRRTETAAATATGGLEVHGVTWTIENNKTLLDNISMSARPGTLTAVIGPSGAGKSTFARLVAGYTHPTEGQVSFEGHDVHAEYASLRSRIGMVPQDDVVHGELTVRQALMYAAELRLPPDTTKADREQVVNEVLEELEMTNHLDTRVDKLSGGQRKRASVALELLTGPSLLILDEPTSGLDPALDRQVMTMLRQLADAGRVVLVVTHSLTYLDVCDQVLLLAPGGKTAFYGPPSQIGPELGTTNWADIFSSVAGDPDSAKRRYLERHGPPPPRPATQQPADLGSPTRTSVRKQFSTIARRQMRLIISDRGYFLFLAFLPFIMGALSLSVPGDVGFGVPVPAIQGGEAPNEPGQILVLLNVGAIFMGTALTIRALIGERAIFLREQAVGLSTTAYMFAKVVVFAAFALLQSGVVVAINIVGKGWGEGAVTSGAVIPNRSLELYVDVAACCVGAAMVGLALSALAKSNEQIMPLLVIAIMSQLVFQGGMIPVTGRIVLDQMSWVTPARWGFASTASTIDLLRLVPGPLTPQDSHWKHAAGTWWFNMAMQGLICVGYLSLVRWKIRLKSA; encoded by the coding sequence GTGAGCCGACCAGCACCACCTGCGCTGACCGTCCGCTACGACGGATCAACCCGCACCTTCGCTGCCGGCAACGACGTCGTCGTCGGCCGCGACCTGCGGGCCGACGTCCGGATCGCCCACCCGCTGATCTCGCGCGCCCACCTGGTGCTGCGCTTCGATCAGGGCCGCTGGCTGGCGATCGACAACGGCTCGCTCAACGGCATGTTCGTCAACGGCCGCCGCGTGCCCGCGGTCGACATCGCCGACGGGGCGCAGGTCCACGTCGGCAATCCGGACGGGCCTCTGCTCACCTTCGAGGTGGGCCGGCACCAGGGGTCGGCCGGCACACCGCCGCCCACCACGGCGGTGCCGGTGGCGGCGCGGCCGAGTGGGCCACCGACCGCGGAGCGATCGAATCAGACATGGCCGAGCCAGTCGCCGACCACGCGCCCGCCGGCGCCGCGGTCCTACCCGACCGGCCCGCGCACCGGCTATCCCCCGCCGCCGTCGCGGCCGATGCCGGCGCCCGCACCGGCGCACCAGCCGATCTCCTCGCCGGCGATGGAGCCGGCCACCCAGATGGGGCCGGCCGCGGCGCCCCGCTCCAGCGGTGACGGCAACCTCGCCACCAGCATGCTCAAGATCCTGCGGCCGGGGCGTGCGCCCGAGGTGCCGCCCGGGTCGATCAAGATCGGTCGCGCGGGCGACAACGACATCGTCATCGCCGACGTCCTGGCCTCGCGTCACCACGCCACGCTGGTCTCGACCCCGACCGGGACCGAGATCCGGGACAACCGCAGCATCAACGGCACGTTCGTCAACGGCTCCCGCGTCGAAACCGCGCTGCTGGACAACGGCGACACCGTCACGATCGGCAACGTCGACCTGGTGTTCCGCGACGGCACTCTGGTCCGTCGCACCGAGACCGCCGCCGCCACCGCGACCGGCGGCCTCGAGGTGCACGGCGTGACGTGGACGATCGAGAACAACAAGACGCTGCTCGACAACATCTCGATGTCCGCGCGGCCCGGCACGCTGACCGCGGTCATCGGCCCGTCGGGTGCGGGCAAGTCGACGTTCGCCCGCCTGGTCGCCGGCTACACCCATCCCACCGAAGGGCAGGTGTCGTTCGAGGGCCATGACGTGCACGCCGAGTACGCCTCGCTGCGCTCCCGGATCGGGATGGTCCCGCAGGACGACGTCGTGCACGGCGAGCTCACCGTCCGCCAGGCCCTGATGTACGCCGCCGAGCTCCGGCTGCCCCCCGACACCACCAAGGCCGATCGCGAACAGGTCGTCAACGAGGTGCTCGAGGAACTCGAGATGACCAACCACCTCGACACGCGCGTCGACAAGCTCTCCGGTGGGCAGCGCAAACGCGCATCGGTCGCCCTCGAACTGCTCACGGGCCCGTCGCTGTTGATCCTCGACGAACCCACCTCGGGTCTGGACCCGGCGCTGGACCGGCAGGTGATGACCATGCTGCGCCAACTGGCCGACGCCGGACGCGTGGTGCTCGTCGTCACCCACTCGCTGACCTATCTCGACGTCTGCGATCAGGTCCTGCTGCTCGCCCCGGGAGGCAAGACCGCGTTCTACGGTCCGCCCAGCCAGATCGGCCCCGAGTTGGGCACGACGAACTGGGCGGACATCTTCAGCTCCGTGGCCGGCGATCCGGACAGCGCCAAACGGCGCTACCTGGAACGGCACGGTCCGCCGCCACCCCGGCCGGCGACGCAGCAGCCCGCAGACCTCGGCTCACCGACGCGCACCAGTGTGCGAAAACAGTTCTCCACGATCGCTCGCCGCCAGATGCGGCTCATCATCTCCGACCGCGGCTACTTCCTCTTCCTGGCGTTCCTTCCGTTCATCATGGGCGCTCTGTCGCTGTCGGTACCGGGCGACGTCGGCTTCGGCGTACCCGTACCCGCGATCCAGGGCGGGGAGGCTCCGAACGAGCCGGGGCAAATTCTGGTGCTGCTCAACGTCGGCGCCATCTTCATGGGCACCGCCCTGACGATCCGGGCGCTCATCGGTGAACGGGCGATCTTCCTGCGCGAGCAGGCTGTCGGATTGTCGACGACCGCGTACATGTTCGCCAAGGTCGTCGTCTTCGCCGCGTTCGCGCTCCTGCAGTCCGGGGTCGTGGTCGCCATCAACATCGTCGGAAAGGGTTGGGGTGAGGGCGCGGTCACGAGCGGCGCGGTGATACCCAACCGATCCCTCGAGTTGTACGTCGACGTCGCGGCCTGCTGTGTCGGCGCGGCGATGGTCGGCCTGGCCCTGTCGGCGCTGGCGAAATCCAACGAGCAGATCATGCCGCTGCTGGTGATCGCGATCATGTCGCAGCTGGTTTTCCAGGGCGGCATGATCCCGGTGACCGGTCGCATCGTGCTCGACCAGATGTCATGGGTGACGCCTGCCCGGTGGGGTTTCGCCTCGACGGCGTCGACGATCGATCTGCTCAGGTTGGTGCCCGGCCCGCTGACGCCGCAGGACTCTCACTGGAAACACGCCGCGGGCACGTGGTGGTTCAACATGGCGATGCAAGGACTGATCTGCGTCGGCTATCTGAGCCTGGTCCGCTGGAAGATCCGCCTGAAGTCCGCGTGA
- a CDS encoding nuclear transport factor 2 family protein — translation MTTATEVARSLYTALADEDADALFALLTDDFEGTVSAGMPRGVGGDHHGRVAMITDVWGRIAADYDIAVEPAEFLEVADGAAQRVVVLGTYRGRAHRGGSAVDAAFAHVITVRHDRITALQQITDTASWDIRP, via the coding sequence ATGACAACCGCCACCGAGGTCGCCCGGAGCTTGTACACCGCCCTGGCCGACGAAGATGCAGACGCACTATTCGCCTTGCTCACAGACGATTTCGAGGGCACCGTGAGCGCAGGGATGCCCCGCGGGGTGGGAGGCGATCACCACGGGCGTGTCGCGATGATCACCGACGTCTGGGGACGCATCGCCGCCGACTACGACATCGCCGTCGAGCCGGCGGAGTTCCTGGAGGTGGCCGACGGGGCGGCTCAGCGGGTCGTCGTCCTCGGCACGTACCGAGGGCGGGCACACCGCGGCGGATCGGCCGTCGACGCGGCCTTCGCCCACGTGATCACCGTGCGACACGACCGGATAACGGCACTGCAACAGATCACCGACACCGCCAGCTGGGACATTCGCCCCTGA
- a CDS encoding nuclear transport factor 2 family protein, with translation MSTRELIERWVSLFNAGDAEGIAGLYAEDAVNHQIPLAPVVGRRAIADFHRDTFAGGPLTCTPLNLVVDDDWAALEWTDPDGFRGCGFFQVQDGVIVLQRGYWDGAQLARAHPDVHPG, from the coding sequence ATGTCCACGCGAGAGCTGATCGAGCGGTGGGTGTCCCTCTTCAATGCCGGCGATGCCGAGGGCATCGCCGGCCTGTACGCCGAGGACGCCGTGAACCACCAGATTCCGCTGGCGCCGGTGGTGGGCCGGCGTGCGATCGCCGACTTCCACCGAGACACGTTCGCCGGTGGGCCACTGACGTGCACGCCGCTCAACCTGGTCGTCGACGACGACTGGGCCGCGCTGGAGTGGACGGACCCGGATGGCTTCCGGGGGTGCGGGTTCTTCCAGGTGCAGGACGGCGTGATCGTTCTTCAGCGCGGTTACTGGGATGGCGCCCAACTCGCGCGGGCGCATCCGGACGTCCATCCAGGCTGA
- a CDS encoding TetR-like C-terminal domain-containing protein — protein sequence MGETDAAMRAIALDAALAELQQWGMDRFSIEGVAQRSRLDRDFIHQTWNSKRDLILDALLSYSEMMTTAPDTGTLRGDLTELAVAMGTYLNQPVGRRVIRMLVVDSKSHTVDTESRMAFWSLRREVIETVLDRASRRGELRPGVRPDVTLQLLTSPLQTFALFSNDDIDPGYCRAIADLVTRAVSTGA from the coding sequence GTGGGCGAAACCGATGCGGCGATGCGGGCCATCGCCCTGGACGCGGCGCTGGCCGAGCTGCAGCAGTGGGGCATGGACCGCTTCAGCATCGAGGGCGTCGCGCAGCGGTCCCGGCTCGACCGTGACTTCATCCACCAGACGTGGAACAGCAAGCGCGACCTGATTCTCGACGCCCTGCTCAGCTACAGCGAGATGATGACCACCGCGCCCGACACCGGCACGCTGCGCGGGGACCTGACCGAGTTGGCGGTGGCGATGGGCACCTACCTCAACCAGCCGGTCGGACGGCGGGTCATCCGCATGCTCGTCGTGGACTCCAAATCGCACACCGTGGACACCGAGAGCCGGATGGCGTTCTGGTCGCTGCGGCGGGAGGTCATCGAGACGGTTCTAGACCGGGCCTCCCGACGCGGTGAGCTGCGGCCCGGCGTGCGCCCCGACGTCACGCTGCAGTTACTGACCTCGCCGCTGCAGACGTTCGCCTTGTTCAGCAACGACGACATCGACCCCGGGTACTGCCGCGCGATCGCCGATCTGGTGACGCGCGCGGTCAGCACCGGGGCCTGA
- a CDS encoding DUF3017 domain-containing protein, whose translation MRFARRVFTGQWPILAVGLCLVAAFLLVAAGYWRRGALVMAIGVGLASALRLALPEDRVGLLAVRSRVVDVATTASVSAAMLYIAWTIDPLGTS comes from the coding sequence GTGAGGTTCGCACGCAGGGTGTTCACCGGGCAGTGGCCGATCCTGGCGGTCGGTCTGTGTCTGGTGGCGGCCTTCCTCCTCGTGGCTGCCGGATACTGGCGCCGCGGTGCGCTGGTGATGGCCATCGGGGTGGGGCTCGCCTCGGCGCTGCGGCTGGCGTTGCCCGAAGACCGGGTGGGGCTGCTCGCGGTGCGCAGCAGGGTCGTCGACGTCGCGACCACCGCGTCGGTGAGCGCCGCGATGCTCTACATCGCATGGACGATCGACCCGCTGGGCACCAGCTGA